The proteins below come from a single Portunus trituberculatus isolate SZX2019 chromosome 2, ASM1759143v1, whole genome shotgun sequence genomic window:
- the LOC123503683 gene encoding proline-rich receptor-like protein kinase PERK2, which yields MIRVKEGLLKLGTAYCDLAHKCLVIFTAHQNIAAQLPDVTDRDIQGVKYTGAGAATRCVQEAKERVRSFRRSSTSPPKAPAPHPSDPPSPYTPTSTTHFFPATAPAPPHPPLTHSPSLPEEHTPNTHTPSSAHSTSTPNLTEGTHTHTHTHAHAHAHADTSTPPPLTFDPDTQTYRHTDSHLRNHSNSCQFTTPPYNDPLTPPPQQTPQQPPSRPPPHSLRQAAGGLEPFL from the exons ATGATTAGAGTGAAGGAAGGTCTTTTGAAGCTTGGGACAGCCTACTGCGATCTGGCCCACAAGTGTCTGGTCATCTTCACAGCCCACCAGAACATCGCAGCTCAACTTCCTGATGTCACAGACCGGGATATCCAGGGGGTGAAGTACACTG GAGCAGGTGCGGCCACAAGGTGCGTGCAGGAGGCCAAGGAGAGAGTGCGTTCCTTCCGTAGAAGCAGCACATCGCCACCCAAGGCCCCCGCCCCACACCCCAGCGATCCCCCTTCCCCTTACACCCctaccagcaccacacacttcTTCCCTGCGACAGCCCCGGCACCTCCCCACCCCCCTCTGACCCACAGCCCCTCCCTGCCTGAggaacacaccccaaacacacacacaccctcgtcAGCGCACTCCACCAGCACACCCAACCTTAccgagggcacacacacacacacacacacacacgcacacgcacacgcacacgcagacacctccaccccaccccctttgacctttgaccccgacacacagacatacagacacacagacagtcatTTACGAAACCACTCGAATTCTTGCCAGTTTACTACACCTCCCTATAATGACCCTTTGACCCCACCCCCCCAGCAGACCCCACAGCAGCCCCCAAGCCGCCCCCCGCCCCACAGCCTCCGTCAGGCCGCGGGTGGGCTGGAACCCTTTCTTTGA